The following are encoded in a window of Thermoproteota archaeon genomic DNA:
- a CDS encoding CBS domain-containing protein — protein sequence MLPRIDSIKQMRTKLGITQKKLASMTGVSTSMINQIESGRSQPSYETAKKIFDNLATLEGKSSSHIAGDFCSKDIVKIKPNNTLHDAIKKMHKFSISQIPVFEGNDPVGVVSEDGIMKHLADVGESELKHAKILNTMDTVPPIVDYNTPANVLVPLIRYSKCILVSKKSKIVGIITASDTLKMME from the coding sequence ATGCTGCCAAGAATTGATTCCATTAAACAGATGAGAACAAAATTAGGCATTACACAAAAAAAACTTGCTAGCATGACAGGGGTAAGCACCTCTATGATTAATCAGATAGAATCTGGGAGAAGCCAACCAAGTTATGAGACAGCAAAGAAAATCTTTGATAATCTAGCAACACTGGAAGGAAAATCATCATCTCACATTGCAGGAGATTTTTGTAGTAAGGATATTGTAAAAATCAAACCAAACAATACTTTACATGATGCAATAAAAAAGATGCACAAGTTTTCAATCAGTCAGATTCCTGTCTTTGAAGGAAACGATCCCGTAGGAGTTGTATCAGAAGATGGAATTATGAAACATTTAGCTGATGTTGGAGAATCAGAACTAAAGCACGCAAAGATTCTAAACACAATGGATACAGTTCCTCCAATTGTGGATTACAATACACCTGCAAATGTTTTGGTACCTTTGATTCGATACTCAAAATGCATACTGGTATCAAAGAAATCAAAGATTGTTGGAATAATTACTGCATCTGACACTCTTAAAATGATGGAATAG
- the mce gene encoding methylmalonyl-CoA epimerase, with protein MKIDHIAIAVNDVESAAKQYQEALGVNEVEFETVETEGVKVAIIHLENGRIELMEPTNETSPIKKFLEKKGQGLHHMALETDNIEGEVTRMEGCGIQFLGKIRPGSAGTKVTFIHPKSLSGVLAELCSHPK; from the coding sequence ATGAAAATTGATCATATCGCCATTGCAGTAAATGATGTTGAATCTGCTGCAAAACAGTATCAGGAAGCACTAGGAGTAAACGAAGTTGAGTTTGAGACAGTAGAGACTGAGGGAGTAAAGGTTGCAATCATACACCTTGAGAATGGAAGAATAGAGCTTATGGAGCCGACAAATGAAACTAGTCCGATTAAGAAATTTCTAGAAAAGAAGGGTCAAGGCTTGCATCACATGGCACTTGAGACTGATAATATTGAAGGTGAGGTAACAAGAATGGAAGGATGCGGAATACAGTTCTTAGGTAAAATTAGACCTGGTTCTGCTGGAACAAAAGTCACTTTTATTCACCCAAAGTCACTCAGCGGAGTATTAGCAGAGCTCTGCTCTCATCCAAAATAA
- a CDS encoding methylmalonyl-CoA mutase, which translates to MAKSKTPEKQFVTDSNIPVKRVFHKSSKKTKKEEPGVYPFTRGIHAGMYRDRFWTMRQYSGFGDAKLTNERFKFMLEKGQTGLSMAFDLPTQIGHDPDSPQAEGEVGKVGVSIASLKDMMTAFDGIPLGKVSSSMTINSTASTLLAYYIAVGESQGSSSEQLRGTTQNDILKEYIARNTYIYPPQPSMRIIGDMIGYCAKKVPQWYPVSISGYHMREAGSTATQEVAFTLANAIAYIQTCLDQGLKIDDFAPRLSFFFCCTIEFFEEIAKFRVARKVYAKILKEKFHAKDPKSLQLKFHTQTSGESLTAQQPDNNIVRVAIQSMAAVLGGTQSLHTNSRDEALALPTQESAKIALRTQQIVAYESGITKTVDPMAGSHYLEYLCDEIEDGVWTYLKKIEKMGGSIKAIEKGFFQSEIRQNAYRLKKEADEEQRILVGVNKFIEANEKPPELLRIDDKVEIQQNKDLKKLRSSRNAKKVEDALSKLKSVADTDENLMPYILDAAKAYGTTGEISNTFREVFGEYRPKEVF; encoded by the coding sequence ATGGCAAAATCAAAAACTCCTGAAAAGCAATTTGTAACTGATTCTAACATCCCAGTAAAACGTGTCTTTCACAAGTCTTCAAAGAAGACAAAGAAGGAAGAACCTGGAGTCTATCCATTTACTCGTGGCATACATGCAGGAATGTATCGAGATAGATTCTGGACTATGCGTCAGTACTCTGGATTTGGTGATGCAAAGCTAACAAATGAACGCTTCAAGTTCATGTTAGAAAAAGGACAGACGGGCCTTAGCATGGCATTTGATTTACCAACTCAAATTGGGCACGACCCAGATTCTCCTCAAGCAGAAGGTGAAGTTGGAAAAGTTGGAGTTTCTATTGCTTCTCTAAAAGACATGATGACTGCTTTTGATGGAATTCCCTTAGGTAAGGTTAGCTCTTCTATGACAATTAATTCAACTGCATCTACATTACTTGCATATTATATCGCAGTAGGGGAATCCCAGGGTTCATCAAGCGAACAACTACGTGGTACAACCCAAAATGATATCCTCAAAGAGTACATTGCAAGAAATACCTACATCTATCCACCACAACCCTCTATGAGAATTATTGGTGACATGATTGGTTATTGTGCTAAAAAAGTACCACAGTGGTATCCTGTGTCTATATCTGGATACCATATGAGAGAAGCAGGCTCTACTGCAACACAAGAAGTTGCATTTACCCTGGCAAACGCAATTGCATATATTCAGACATGTCTGGATCAAGGATTAAAGATTGATGACTTTGCACCTCGTTTGTCATTCTTCTTCTGCTGTACAATAGAATTCTTTGAAGAGATTGCCAAGTTTCGTGTTGCAAGAAAAGTTTATGCAAAAATTCTAAAAGAAAAATTCCACGCAAAGGATCCAAAATCATTACAATTAAAATTCCATACTCAAACAAGTGGGGAGTCACTTACTGCTCAGCAACCAGATAACAACATTGTTCGTGTGGCAATTCAATCAATGGCTGCAGTACTTGGCGGAACACAATCATTGCATACAAACTCCAGAGACGAAGCACTTGCATTACCAACACAAGAGTCTGCAAAAATTGCACTTAGAACCCAACAAATTGTAGCATATGAGAGTGGAATTACAAAAACAGTTGATCCAATGGCTGGTTCCCATTATCTTGAGTATCTTTGTGATGAGATAGAAGATGGAGTCTGGACTTATCTTAAAAAAATTGAGAAGATGGGCGGCTCTATCAAAGCAATTGAAAAGGGATTCTTCCAATCTGAAATTAGACAAAATGCATACCGACTCAAAAAAGAAGCTGATGAGGAACAAAGAATCCTTGTAGGCGTCAACAAATTCATTGAAGCCAATGAAAAACCACCCGAACTATTGCGTATTGATGATAAAGTAGAGATACAACAAAATAAAGATCTCAAAAAACTTCGCTCATCTAGAAATGCCAAAAAAGTTGAGGATGCACTATCAAAGCTAAAATCTGTTGCAGATACTGATGAGAATCTAATGCCTTACATTCTTGATGCTGCAAAAGCTTATGGTACTACTGGTGAGATTAGCAACACATTCCGTGAAGTATTTGGCGAGTATAGGCCAAAGGAGGTATTCTAG
- a CDS encoding methylmalonyl Co-A mutase-associated GTPase MeaB, with product MTLLTDLKKGKRGAIAKAISIIENDQKEARKLIKQIFSKTGNSSIIGITGPAGAGKSSLINVTSVELRKLGTKPAVLAVDPTSHVTGGAILGDRVRMTESTDSGTYIRSIASRGATGAVSHSVRNSIRVLEYAGFNPIIIESVGAGQTEIEISNIADITVVVFNPHTGDSIQTIKAGLTEIGDVYLVNKSDLDGASQLYDAVRDYIGASEKNPIILKTSTKKNKGISEFAKKLKELMALKKKTKKKQELSQLESELKDIVLNNINEKITTLLNSDKTYAKYLKKLQAREINPFEAGDKITKALLK from the coding sequence TTGACACTGCTAACTGACCTCAAAAAAGGTAAACGTGGCGCAATAGCAAAGGCGATATCAATAATAGAAAATGATCAAAAAGAAGCAAGAAAACTCATCAAGCAAATATTTTCAAAAACTGGAAACTCATCAATAATTGGAATTACCGGACCAGCTGGAGCAGGAAAGAGTTCTTTAATCAATGTGACTTCAGTAGAGCTTCGAAAATTGGGAACCAAGCCTGCCGTTCTCGCTGTGGATCCTACTAGTCATGTGACCGGTGGTGCAATTTTAGGCGATAGAGTTAGAATGACTGAATCCACTGATTCTGGCACCTATATCCGAAGCATTGCATCTAGGGGCGCAACTGGAGCAGTATCTCATTCAGTCAGAAATAGCATTCGTGTCTTAGAATATGCTGGCTTTAACCCAATAATTATAGAAAGTGTGGGTGCTGGCCAAACTGAGATTGAAATTTCCAATATTGCCGATATTACAGTTGTAGTCTTTAATCCTCACACTGGAGATAGCATTCAAACCATAAAGGCGGGATTAACTGAGATTGGAGATGTCTATCTTGTAAACAAAAGCGATTTGGATGGGGCATCTCAGCTATATGATGCAGTACGAGATTATATTGGAGCATCAGAAAAAAATCCTATCATCTTAAAGACGTCAACAAAAAAGAACAAGGGAATATCTGAATTTGCAAAGAAGCTCAAAGAATTAATGGCTTTAAAGAAGAAAACAAAAAAGAAGCAAGAACTGAGCCAATTAGAATCGGAGCTAAAAGATATTGTTTTAAATAACATTAACGAAAAAATTACTACGTTGTTGAATTCTGATAAAACCTATGCAAAATATCTTAAAAAATTACAAGCACGTGAGATTAATCCCTTTGAAGCTGGAGATAAAATTACAAAAGCATTGTTAAAGTGA